The Micromonas commoda chromosome 16, complete sequence genome has a window encoding:
- a CDS encoding predicted protein — MSAEEVQISCKFVTRLPEQYRIAPTPIAVPGKLTRYGLSEVINHLLNLDPPKPFDFLVQGELVRTSLEKLVVRKAISVESALEVEYIPAVAPPSEEATGKHEDWVSAVDGSWGAAVATGCYDGTARLWTPGGALMIKLSPPDLIDGASPAPVTTVCLLPPMSQGDGSRGSGTATGCVVVAGGHDGVVRSWGVEVDAKRGVASEIANQSSLFVGHEGAVKCVAAAPGGERVASCGHDHTVRVWHRDAGFAFDKTAGVTAGRKTKKSQAGKRRKGDDGDDAEPPARFLLVFTGHTDSVSAVAWESSNVVWSGGFDHVLKSWDVETRQNTQSYDVPKAIMGMACVAGGGRVAWCGGGDKAVHMWDPRVGATTGATTSLMSHTGMVVSVRWCPGDEHKLVSCSYDGTLKLWDTRGKLPLHTVNAHEGERAMGCDFHGPRRIVSGGTDGRLRLFKLEDSLTAA; from the exons ATGAGTGCAGAGGAGGTTCAGATTTCGTGCAAGTTCGTCACCCGGCTGCCGGAGCAGTACCGCATCGCTCCCACGCCGATCGCGGTGCCGGGCAAGCTCACGCGCTACGGCCTATCCGAGGTGATCAACCACCTGCTGAACCTGGACCCGCCCAAGCCCTTCGACTTTCTGGTGCAGGGCGAGCTCGTCAGGACCTCGCTCGAGAAACTCGTCGTGCGCAAAGCAATCTCCGTGGAGTCCGCCCTCGAGGTTGAGTACAtccccgcggtcgcgcccccgtccgAGGAGGCCACCGGCAAGCACGAGGACTGGGTCAGCGCCGTGGACGGCAGctggggcgccgccgtcgccaccggaTGCTACGACGGCACCGCCCGCCTCTGGACCCCGGGAGGCGCGCTCATGATCAAATTATCCCCGCCGGATTTAATCGACGgggcgtcgccagcgcccgTGACCACCGTGTGCCTGCTTCCGCCGATGAGCCAAGGCGATGGAAGCCGAGGAAGTGGCACCGCCACCggctgtgtcgtcgtcgccggcggccacgacggcgtcgtgcgctcctggggcgtcgaggtggacgcgaagaggggcgtcgcgagcgagatTGCGAATCAATCTTCGCTCTTCGTCGGGCACGAAGGCGCGGTGaagtgcgtcgccgcggcgcccgggggcgaacgcgtcgcgtcgtgcggGCACGACCACACCGTTCGCGTGTGGCACCGCGATGCCGGATTCGCCTTTGATAAAACGGCTGGTGTAACGGCTGGGCGGAAGACGAAGAAGTCGCAGGCTGGGAAGCGTCgcaagggcgacgacggcgacgacgccgaaccCCCGGCTCGTTTTCTC CTGGTGTTCACCGGACACACCGACAGCgtcagcgcggtggcgtgggAGTCATCGAACGTCGTCTGGTCCGGCGGCTTTGATCACGTGTTGAAATCGTGGGACGTCGAGACGCGACAAAACACGCAGTCGTACGACGTGCCAAAGGCGATCATGGGGATGGCGTgcgtggcgggcggcgggcgcgtggcGTGGTGTGGCGGCGGGGATAAGGCCGTGCACATGTGGGACCCGAGggtcggggcgacgacgggggcgaccaCCTCCTTGATGTCCCACACG GGCATGGTCGTCTCCGTGCGCTGGTGCCCGGGCGACGAGCATAAGCTCGTATCTTGCTCCTACGACGGCACCCTGAAGTTATGGGATACTCGTGGTAAGCTCCCGCTGCACACCGTCAACGCGCACGAGGgggagcgcgcgatgggctGCGACTTTCACGGGCCCCGCCGCATCGTCAgcggcggcaccgacggCCGCCTGCGACTGTTCAAGCTCGAGGACTCCCTCACGGCGGCCTAG
- a CDS encoding predicted protein has product SRDGYEASDSSDGAHNFVAGVLDGHGVAGAKVSSFVCAKISSEMKAKSKSSGRISAATVASNLTDAFAAAQKSLLRAHGADCAESGSTCVVCVREGDNLIVANVGDSRCVLGRRSNTKAHSYVAVDLSVDHKPDRPDEASRIARAGGVVEPARGLHGYAGPARVWRRIPRAGGLAVSRAFGDSQLHSAGVVAIPEIKTLGVTPNDAFVVLASDGVWDHVSSAEA; this is encoded by the exons TCTCGGGATGGATACGAAGCGTCGGACTCCTCGGACGGGGCGCACAActtcgtcgcgggcgtcctggacgggcacggcgtcgcgggcgccaaggTGAGCTCGTTCGTTTGTGCGAAGATATCGTCCGAGATGAAAGCGAAATCGAAGAGCTCTGG CCgaatctccgccgccacggtGGCATCCAACCTCacggacgcgttcgcggcggcgcaaaAGTCTCTGCTCcgggcgcacggcgcggatTGCGCGGAGAGCGGGTCCACCTGCGTGGTGTGCGTCAGGGAAGGGGACAACTTGATCGTCGCCAACGTCGGGGACTCGCGGTGCGTCCTGGGTCGTCGTTCAaac ACGAAGGCGCACTCGTACGTCGCGGTCGACCTCAGCGTCGACCACAAGCCCGACCGGCCGGACGAGGCGTCTCgaatcgcccgcgccggcggcgtcgtcgaacccgcgcggggtTTGCACGGCTACGCGGGGCCCGCGCGGGTGTGGCGCCGGatccctcgcgccggcggtttAGCCGTGTCTCGAGCCTTTGGCGATTCGCAATTACActcggcgggcgtcgtcgcgatcccGGAGATTAAAACGCTCGGAGTAACGCCAAATGACGCGTTCGTGGTGTTGGCGTCGGACGGAGTGTGGGACCACGTGTcgtccgccgaggcg
- a CDS encoding predicted protein, which yields MWNPFACCCGESEDARRAREEEELLQATRARRAAAEAAEDRQRAYDASAVGRAAQKSQQKMRQQAATAGDRRNDQVVADWNA from the coding sequence ATGTGGAACCCGTTCGCGTGCTGCTGCGGCGAGTCCGAGGAtgcgcgtcgggcgagggaggaggaggagctgctccaggcgacgcgcgcgaggcgcgcggcggcggaggcggcggaggaccgGCAGCGCGCGTACGACGCCAGCGCCGTGGGTCGGGCGGCGCAGAAATCGCAGCAGAAGATGCGGCagcaggcggcgacggcgggtgaCAGGCGCAACGATCAGGTCGTCGCGGACTGGAACGCGTGA
- a CDS encoding predicted protein — protein sequence MTSTPCSFAATTRATIRARNPRRSASRRAVAPIATARATGRDDPAPSSSSTSDKSSSPDLPARSSKRRVALASLALVPIAGPTASLLRAPRPARADPNGPFCDFTQTLPCDDYPTYERTESGLLYKEVRFGEGAKVETGKEVVVDWDGYTFYLSHVVQARNLPKGGDFTGENPDAFLRFTPGGDVPSVIPAFEECVKGMRVGGIRRIIVRPGPLSYPGSLTRRGGRFDEGIGPVPSSLSGKRALEFVLRNTANVDQSLLFDVEVIAVAGDETKRGLGRGPGRWADGVKGSLT from the coding sequence atgacgtcgacgccctgctcgttcgccgcgacgacgcgcgcgacgatccgcgcgaggaacccgcgacgatccgcgtcccgccgcgccgtcgcgccgatcgcgaccgcgcgcgcgaccggtcgcgacgaccccgcgccatcgtcgtcgtcgacatcGGATAAATCGTCGTCACCGGATCTCCCCGCTCGAAGTTCCaaacgccgcgtcgcgctggcatcgctcgcgctcgttccCATCGCGGGTcccaccgcgtccctcctGCGCGctccccgacccgcgcgcgccgatccGAACGGCCCGTTCTGCGACTTCACCCAGACGCTCCCGTGCGACGATTACCCAACGTACGAGCGCACCGAGTCCGGACTGTTATACAAGGAGGTGAGgttcggcgagggcgcgaaggTGGAGACCGGCAAGGAGGTTGTGGTGGACTGGGACGGGTACACGTTCTACCTGTCGCACGTCGTCCAGGCGAGGAACCTGCCGAAAGGGGGCGACTTCACCGGCGAAAACCCCGACGCCTTCCTGCGGTTCACGCCGGGGGGCGACGTCCCGAGCGTGATTCCCGCGTTCGAGGAGTGCGTGAAGGGGATGCGGGTGGGCGGCATCCGACGCATCATCGTCCGCCCCGGGCCCCTCTCCTACCCCGGATCCCTCACGCGCAGGGGCGGGCGGTTCGACGAGGGAATCGGCCCGGTGCCGAGCTCGCTGTCCGGGAAGAGGGCGCTGGAGTTTGTCCTGCGAAACACCGCAAACGTGGACCAGAGCCTCCTCTTCGACGTGGAGGTGATTGCGGTGGCTGGGGACGAGACCAAGAGAGGGCTGGGACGGGGGCCGGGGCGGTGggccgacggcgtcaaggGTTCCCTGACGTGA